TATTAGATAGTTACGCTGTCCTGTCTTACCTAAACGATGAACCAGCAGCCCAAGATGTCGAAGATATTTTACGATCAGTCCGGGATATGCAAATTGCAGTTTATATGAGTTGGATTAATCTAGGTGAGGTTTATTACAGGCTACAGCGCGTATACAACCGTCAAATAGCCAGACAAGCTGTAGAAATTATCAAAGCCTGGCCTATTAAACTGATGCAAGCTGAGGAGCAAGTTACTATGATGGCCGGGGACATTAAAGCCAGATACCGGTTATCATACGCAGATGCTTTTGCGGCGGCAACAACAGTAAACACCCGTGGAATACTTTTAACCGGTGACCCTGAATTTAAGCCATTGGAAAACCATATCATTAAAATCAAGTGGTTAAAACCTAATCACTAGCATGGGAATGGTAGTATAATTATCCATTGCTACAAACAAGTGTTTTGGATATAATAGTAATACGAACACTTGTTTGCGGGGTGATGGTTTTGAACTGCCCTATTCTCCTAATTGACGCAAACTCTTTTTTCGCCTCCTGCCATATCGCTTTAAATCCTGAACTGGCAGATATTCCTGTGGTCGTCGGCGGGGATGAAAAGAAGCGCCACGGGATCTGTCTGGCAGCGAACTATATAGCAAAACGTGAATACGGCATAAAAACCGGCATGGCGGTACGGGAGGCCCGCGAGAAACTGGGGAACGAAGGTGTGATTGTTTCCCCGCAGCACAGCCTGTACGTTGACTTTTCGGCGCGGATTCTCAGGATCAAACGCCGGTATTCCCCCCTGGTGGAGCCATTCAGCATCGACGAAAGCTGGGTTGATTTGACCGGCACGGAACGTCTCCATAAAACAGATTCTTCAGAAGAAATAGCTTCCCGTCTCCAAAAAAATATTTTGGAAGAAACAGGCATACCCACCTCCGTCGGGATCGGTCCAAACAAGATAATAAGTAAAATGGCGGCGGAAATTAAAAAACCGCTGGGCATTACCAAAGTGAATTTTCAGGACGTTCCCCGGGTGTTCTGGCCCCTGCCGGTAAAAGAGCTCTTTGGTGTAGGGCACCGGATGGAAAAAAACCTATGGCTCCTTAATATACATTCAATTGGAGATCTGGCAAACTATCCGGCCGGTACTTTAAAAAAACGGTTCGGGCTAATCGGGTTAATCTTGAAAAACTCTGCCAACGGCGTGGACTATTCCCCGGTCAACCCGGCAAACCTGGAGGTGGTTAAATCAGCCGGCCACCAAATTACTCTTCCCAAAGATCTGGCCGGGCACGAAAACATCCAGGTGATTATTCACGAACTCTCGGAAATAGTGGGCAGGCGGGTGCGTATCGGGGGTTATACCGGCAAAACCGTCGGACTTACTCTTAAGGACACCGAATTCCAATGCCTGCACCGGACTCAGTCCATGCCTTATTTTTCTGACTTGTCGGAGGATATTTACGGCACTGCCGTTGTGCTTCTGCAACGGCACTGGCCGTACTGGAAGCCGGTAAGAATGGTTGGTCTCACTCTTTCCCACCTGATCAAAAATTCAGAAGAGCAGTTGGATCTGTTCGGCGTCACCGAAAAAAGGAGAAAGATTACGCGCGCTCTGGATAAAATCAAAGACCGCCATGGTGAAACAGCGATCTTTAAAGCGACATCCCTGACCGGCGTCAGCGTAATGTTCCAGAACAGATGGGGGTGCTGACAATGTCCAACACAACGGATTACTACAGGAGAAATTACCTGTATTCAAGTCACCGGCTCTTTATCCCGGAATCCAAACAAAAAGCGGTGAACACCTGCGGGGACTGCCGGTTCTACATCACAATCATCGGCAGGGAGGAGAGAAAAATGGGCTGCGCCGCCCTTATTCCCAAGTATTTTGCTATGGAGAAAAAAATCCCGGCTGAAATTGATATCAGTGATTTTTTAAAGGAAATAGGCAAGGTCGGACTGCAGAATGCCGTAACCTGCTGTGGTGAATACCTTAACGCATGCGGCCTTTTTCAACCTAAAATATAATACCTGCCGTTAAACTGTAGCTGCGGTAACTGCCATTGCCGCCCGGAAAGCGCTCCGCGCCGCTTCCGCCGTTTTTTCCAATTCCTTGTCGCTGTGCGCCAGGGAGATAAACGCTGCCTCAAACTGGGAAGGGGCCAGGTAAATTCCCTGCTCCAGCATGGATTTAAAGAAAGCGGTATAACGTTGAGTATTTGATAAACATGCGTTCACGTAATTTTTAACTTTTGCCCCCGTAAAAAAAACACATAACATCGAACTGACCCGGTTGAAACTGACTTCCACCCCGGTTTCTCCGGCTGCGTCAGTCAGCCGGCCGGCCAGTTTTGCCGACTTTTCTTCAAGACTTTCATAAACACCCGGTTGGTTTAACATTTTTAGAGTAGCGATGCCCGCCGTCACCGCCAGGGGGTTTCCCGACAATGTTCCGGCTTGGTATACCGGCCCCGCAGGTGACACCTGCTCCATAATTTTGACGCTGCCGCCGTAAGCGCCCACTGGAAGGCCGCCTCCAATCACTTTACCGAGACAGGTTAAGTCCGGGGTCACCCCGTAAAGCTGCTGCGCCCCGCCGTAAGCCACACGAAAACCGGTCATCACTTCGTCAAAAATCAACAGGCTGCCGTATTCCCGGGTCAATCGGCGCAGCCCCTCCAGAAAACCCGCGGCGGGCGGAACGACACCCATATTCCCCGCGACCGGTTCCACTATCACCGCCGCGATATCTTCACCTTGTTTTCTAAATAACTCATCCAGATAAGTCAAGTCGTTGTATTCCGCGTTTATAGTATCGGCAGCCGTACCGGCCGTTACTCCCGGACTGGTCGGCACGCCCAGCGTCAGCGCCCCGGAGCCGGCTTTAATCAACAAATAATCGGCGTGCCCGTGGTAACACCCCTCAAACTTGACGATTTTATTCCTGTTCGTATAACCCCTGGCAAGCCGGAGCGCGCTCATGACGGCTTCGGTGCCGGAATTAACCAGCCGCACCATTTCCACGGACGGCACGGCGTCAACAATCATGCCGGCCAGGACATTCTCGAATTCAGTCGGCGCCCCAAAACTGGTCCCGGTCTCGTCCAAGCAGCGCTTCAGCGCCTCAACCACCCGCGGGTGACGGTGCCCCAGGATCAGTGGCCCCCATGAGCACACGTAGTCGACGTATTCGTTCCCGTCAGCGTCATAAACAAACGGTCCCTCACCCCGTTCAATAAAAAGCGGGGTTGAATCCACCGACTTGAAGGCGCGCACCGGACTGTTGACACCGCCGGGGATAACTTTTTTCGCTTTCTCAAAAAGCTCAACCGACCTGGTGTAATTCCTGGTCACCTGATTCTGACCTCTTTTCTATTCAAAATAACGCATGCTGCTTTTTTTAAGCTCAGCGGTGCTGTACAGCAGGGAATAGTTAGTTATCCCGGTGGCCCGGGACAGCCTTTTTGCGATTTCATCACAGTATTCCCGGCTTTGCCCATGGACAACCGTAAAAAGGTTATAAGGCCAACCAGGACGCCGCGGACGCCGGTAGCAGTGCGTAACTTCTTCAAACCCGGCCATTATCCGTCCCGTTTCAGACACCTTCTCTTCCGGCACATCCCATACCACCATGGCGTTCGCCACGAAACCGAGATCAAAATGCCGCACTGTCGCTCCAAAACGTCTGATTATCCCGTCGTTAATAAAACTTTTTACTTTATCGATAAGCTCATCCTCGGTCATCTCCAATTTTTCCGCCATTGCCTGAAAGGGACGGCTAACCAGAGGCAGGCCGTTTTGAAGAACTCTGATTATCTTTATGTCTAGTTCGGTTAGGATTTTATCCACCTCGTTTAACTAAAGACTAAAATTAACTCTAACTTTGAATACTTCTTCCGCGGGCAGATCCATTATTTCTCCGATACCTGTTCTCTCACGGATTAGACCTAATATTTCACTTAACTCATCTTTGCTTCCAGCCAGCACGGTAAACCACATATTAATCTGGTGTTCCCTTAGATAGTTATGGGTCACACCGGAAAAGGAATTTATT
This is a stretch of genomic DNA from Pelotomaculum isophthalicicum JI. It encodes these proteins:
- a CDS encoding DNA polymerase IV, which gives rise to MNCPILLIDANSFFASCHIALNPELADIPVVVGGDEKKRHGICLAANYIAKREYGIKTGMAVREAREKLGNEGVIVSPQHSLYVDFSARILRIKRRYSPLVEPFSIDESWVDLTGTERLHKTDSSEEIASRLQKNILEETGIPTSVGIGPNKIISKMAAEIKKPLGITKVNFQDVPRVFWPLPVKELFGVGHRMEKNLWLLNIHSIGDLANYPAGTLKKRFGLIGLILKNSANGVDYSPVNPANLEVVKSAGHQITLPKDLAGHENIQVIIHELSEIVGRRVRIGGYTGKTVGLTLKDTEFQCLHRTQSMPYFSDLSEDIYGTAVVLLQRHWPYWKPVRMVGLTLSHLIKNSEEQLDLFGVTEKRRKITRALDKIKDRHGETAIFKATSLTGVSVMFQNRWGC
- the hemL gene encoding glutamate-1-semialdehyde 2,1-aminomutase codes for the protein MTRNYTRSVELFEKAKKVIPGGVNSPVRAFKSVDSTPLFIERGEGPFVYDADGNEYVDYVCSWGPLILGHRHPRVVEALKRCLDETGTSFGAPTEFENVLAGMIVDAVPSVEMVRLVNSGTEAVMSALRLARGYTNRNKIVKFEGCYHGHADYLLIKAGSGALTLGVPTSPGVTAGTAADTINAEYNDLTYLDELFRKQGEDIAAVIVEPVAGNMGVVPPAAGFLEGLRRLTREYGSLLIFDEVMTGFRVAYGGAQQLYGVTPDLTCLGKVIGGGLPVGAYGGSVKIMEQVSPAGPVYQAGTLSGNPLAVTAGIATLKMLNQPGVYESLEEKSAKLAGRLTDAAGETGVEVSFNRVSSMLCVFFTGAKVKNYVNACLSNTQRYTAFFKSMLEQGIYLAPSQFEAAFISLAHSDKELEKTAEAARSAFRAAMAVTAATV
- a CDS encoding type II toxin-antitoxin system VapC family toxin, which gives rise to MEQFVLDSYAVLSYLNDEPAAQDVEDILRSVRDMQIAVYMSWINLGEVYYRLQRVYNRQIARQAVEIIKAWPIKLMQAEEQVTMMAGDIKARYRLSYADAFAAATTVNTRGILLTGDPEFKPLENHIIKIKWLKPNH
- a CDS encoding Lrp/AsnC family transcriptional regulator, whose protein sequence is MLTELDIKIIRVLQNGLPLVSRPFQAMAEKLEMTEDELIDKVKSFINDGIIRRFGATVRHFDLGFVANAMVVWDVPEEKVSETGRIMAGFEEVTHCYRRPRRPGWPYNLFTVVHGQSREYCDEIAKRLSRATGITNYSLLYSTAELKKSSMRYFE